Proteins encoded within one genomic window of Helicobacter sp. 'house sparrow 1':
- the gltS gene encoding sodium/glutamate symporter yields MELDFYATLVCMVIVLLLGRIILDNIKILRDYNIPESVVGGLLVAGIVAIVFKVFGYKIKFDYSLQEPLMLAFFTSIGLNADLASLKKGGFVLVKFLFIVGILLLLQNIIGIALARGLNQDSLIGLLGGSITMSGGLGTGSAWSDVFAKEPFLLSNGKELAVACATFGLILGGLIGGPVARFLIKKYDLKTPQVSDKETIGFESPKKQRLITASSFLESLALIAISLLIGKKLGDWLQGSIFALPTFVWCLFVGVILRNLLSLFKIHQVFEREISVIGNVSLSLFLASSLMSLALWELSNLALPIVILLLAQTLLMIVYVIFVTFPLMGKNYDAAVLSAGHCGFGLGATPTAIVNMQAVTQTHGQSHIAFLIVPMVGAFFIDIINAVVIKLFLLLPFFPH; encoded by the coding sequence ATGGAGTTAGATTTTTATGCAACTTTAGTTTGTATGGTCATTGTTTTATTACTAGGTCGTATTATTCTTGATAATATAAAGATTTTGCGTGATTATAATATCCCAGAATCTGTTGTGGGTGGATTGTTGGTTGCAGGCATTGTGGCTATCGTTTTTAAGGTTTTTGGCTATAAAATTAAGTTTGATTATTCATTGCAAGAACCCTTGATGCTGGCTTTTTTTACTTCAATTGGGTTGAATGCAGACTTGGCTTCCTTAAAAAAAGGAGGTTTTGTCTTGGTAAAATTTTTATTTATTGTAGGAATTCTTCTACTCTTGCAAAATATTATAGGAATAGCCCTAGCAAGAGGATTAAATCAAGATAGTCTTATAGGATTACTGGGTGGTTCAATTACAATGAGTGGAGGACTTGGGACAGGTAGTGCTTGGTCAGATGTTTTTGCAAAAGAGCCCTTTTTGCTTTCAAATGGCAAAGAACTAGCGGTTGCTTGTGCAACTTTTGGATTAATTTTAGGGGGTTTAATTGGTGGTCCTGTTGCAAGATTTTTAATCAAAAAATATGATTTAAAAACACCACAAGTAAGTGATAAGGAAACAATTGGTTTTGAATCTCCAAAAAAACAAAGATTGATTACTGCTTCAAGTTTTCTTGAATCTTTAGCTTTGATTGCTATATCTTTGTTAATTGGGAAAAAACTTGGTGATTGGTTACAAGGGAGTATTTTTGCATTACCTACATTTGTATGGTGTTTATTTGTTGGTGTAATTTTACGCAATCTTTTATCACTTTTTAAAATTCACCAAGTTTTTGAGCGTGAGATATCTGTAATTGGAAATGTGAGCCTGTCTTTGTTCCTAGCTTCATCTTTGATGTCTCTTGCGCTTTGGGAACTCTCTAACCTTGCACTGCCTATTGTTATACTACTTTTAGCACAAACCTTATTGATGATTGTTTATGTAATCTTTGTTACCTTCCCTTTAATGGGAAAAAACTATGATGCAGCAGTTTTGTCTGCAGGGCATTGTGGGTTTGGATTAGGAGCTACCCCAACAGCAATTGTAAATATGCAGGCAGTAACTCAAACTCACGGACAAAGCCATATTGCCTTTTTGATTGTACCAATGGTGGGGGCATTTTTTATTGACATTATTAATGCGGTGGTGATTAAGCTTTTCTTGCTCTTACCATTTTTTCCTCACTAA
- a CDS encoding DNA recombination protein RmuC, translating into MDNIYLILFICSLVFSLIFLFLLLKLRKESKQLQDENIHYKIQNQMLQKQEQYFTQEKQQQKQDYQEQIKILEKNYQQNLEILERRLKEGYQDQNILLLAQNKNMLNEDSKKILDEIFNPIKEQIKGYSERLTQNEIKIETQIKSMFSFTQNIGENADKLAQILKGDKKTRGNFGELQLKNILENSGLVEGEQYKLQEQLKFEGSTYIPDAIIYLERDKSIIIDAKFTLPNSFDFKEVDSQVCLEIYKNLKQRIDELAKKPYSHIQDNTYDFILLFIPYQNILDLAIEANSDIYQYAYSKKVYLTTPHTLFMALKTISITWLNIKRNENITQAFDEIGKFYDKFLGIIKSFEELKTHLERLQKTKDDLENKLQTGNGNLLSRFKKIEDLGVKTKKSLGY; encoded by the coding sequence ATGGATAATATCTATCTCATACTTTTCATCTGTAGTCTAGTATTTTCTTTAATCTTTCTTTTTTTACTTCTCAAGCTTAGGAAGGAATCTAAACAACTACAGGATGAAAATATTCATTACAAAATACAAAATCAAATGCTTCAAAAACAGGAGCAATACTTCACACAGGAAAAACAGCAACAAAAACAAGATTATCAAGAACAAATCAAAATTCTTGAAAAAAATTATCAACAAAATCTTGAAATACTTGAAAGAAGGCTAAAAGAAGGCTACCAAGATCAAAATATACTTTTATTGGCTCAAAATAAAAATATGCTCAATGAGGATTCCAAAAAAATATTAGATGAAATTTTTAATCCCATTAAAGAGCAGATTAAGGGTTATTCTGAAAGGCTTACTCAAAATGAAATAAAAATTGAAACCCAAATCAAAAGTATGTTTAGCTTTACACAAAATATTGGAGAAAATGCAGATAAATTGGCTCAAATTCTCAAAGGTGATAAAAAAACACGGGGAAATTTTGGAGAACTGCAACTCAAAAATATTTTAGAAAATAGCGGATTGGTTGAAGGAGAGCAATACAAACTCCAAGAGCAATTAAAGTTTGAAGGCTCTACTTATATCCCTGATGCAATCATTTATCTTGAAAGGGATAAGAGCATTATCATTGATGCAAAATTTACCCTTCCAAATAGTTTTGACTTTAAAGAAGTGGATTCTCAAGTATGTTTAGAGATCTATAAAAACCTAAAACAAAGAATTGATGAACTTGCAAAGAAACCTTATAGTCATATTCAAGACAATACTTATGATTTTATTTTATTATTTATTCCCTATCAAAATATCTTAGATCTTGCAATTGAAGCAAATAGTGACATCTATCAATATGCCTATAGCAAAAAAGTTTATCTTACCACTCCACACACTCTTTTTATGGCCTTAAAGACTATTAGCATTACCTGGCTTAATATCAAGCGTAATGAAAATATTACTCAAGCTTTTGATGAGATTGGAAAATTTTATGACAAATTTTTGGGCATTATTAAAAGTTTTGAAGAGCTAAAAACCCATCTTGAAAGATTGCAAAAAACAAAGGATGATCTAGAAAATAAACTTCAAACAGGTAATGGAAACCTACTCTCAAGATTTAAAAAAATAGAAGACCTTGGGGTAAAAACAAAGAAATCTCTAGGATATTAA
- the traF gene encoding conjugal transfer protein TraF yields MNKKILLWALAFSSFGLGLDFGNMGNTSISMGGAGVALQSSAFGAYYNPALISIDNKVRFGFTLGGRYQQKNIDRLIKFDFKGMLNNANSIQIGSQNSQTLQINEDNKTKLTKLYGDFSTLMDIFEQNHLSFTSQNGISLQISPAAMRGTFGSLAISYFASLYSNISAGTSFSGKDLIIKTNGNAYYKVDSSGNVSASDENSYKNSVLGAIEGDKIGHIATHNLLLSEVPITYARTFFFSNSNLDIGINLKYMNAILFEREITIKKDTNINQIVSSFKTQSGLKSSHGFGVDLGITYGIDLPKFRYLTFGFVAKNINTPTFKFSNTKVSIKPQYRVGFAYNQPYVTIAFDADILPNEMFAYSDKKQYSQMIGGGLKFDLKAVDMRVGMMKDIRQDNGLIITSGLNILGIFDIAFQVGTKAETGSYMPRYMAVQVGGGFSF; encoded by the coding sequence ATGAATAAGAAAATCCTACTATGGGCATTAGCTTTTTCAAGCTTTGGACTTGGACTTGATTTTGGCAATATGGGGAATACTTCTATCAGTATGGGAGGTGCTGGAGTAGCTCTACAATCCTCTGCCTTTGGTGCGTATTACAACCCTGCACTTATAAGTATTGATAATAAAGTTCGCTTTGGATTTACACTAGGTGGAAGATACCAACAAAAAAATATTGATAGATTGATTAAGTTTGATTTTAAGGGGATGCTAAATAATGCCAATTCCATACAAATTGGCAGTCAAAATTCACAAACCTTACAAATAAATGAAGACAACAAGACCAAGCTGACAAAGCTTTATGGGGATTTTTCAACCCTTATGGATATTTTTGAACAAAACCATTTAAGCTTTACTTCTCAAAATGGAATCTCCTTACAAATTTCTCCTGCTGCAATGAGAGGCACTTTTGGATCTTTGGCAATTTCTTATTTTGCCTCTTTGTATTCTAATATCTCTGCAGGCACATCTTTTTCAGGTAAAGATTTAATCATCAAAACCAATGGTAATGCCTATTATAAGGTAGATTCCAGTGGCAATGTAAGCGCATCTGATGAAAATAGCTATAAAAACTCAGTCCTTGGTGCAATTGAGGGTGATAAGATAGGTCATATTGCAACACATAATCTTCTTTTATCAGAGGTTCCCATCACCTATGCTAGAACTTTTTTCTTCTCAAACTCCAATCTTGATATTGGAATCAATCTTAAGTATATGAATGCGATTTTATTTGAAAGAGAAATCACTATCAAAAAAGATACAAATATTAATCAGATTGTTTCTAGCTTTAAGACTCAATCAGGCTTAAAAAGCTCTCATGGTTTTGGGGTAGATCTTGGCATAACCTATGGAATTGACCTACCAAAATTTAGATATCTTACTTTTGGTTTTGTTGCTAAAAATATCAATACTCCAACTTTTAAATTTAGCAATACAAAAGTTTCTATTAAGCCCCAATATCGCGTGGGTTTTGCCTATAACCAACCTTATGTCACAATCGCATTTGATGCAGATATTCTGCCCAATGAAATGTTTGCTTATAGTGATAAAAAACAATATAGTCAAATGATTGGAGGGGGATTGAAATTTGATCTTAAAGCGGTTGATATGCGTGTAGGAATGATGAAAGATATAAGACAAGATAATGGGCTTATTATCACAAGTGGTTTAAACATCCTTGGAATTTTTGATATTGCATTTCAAGTTGGGACAAAAGCAGAAACTGGAAGCTATATGCCAAGATATATGGCTGTGCAAGTAGGTGGTGGTTTTTCATTTTAA
- a CDS encoding molybdopterin molybdotransferase MoeA yields MLSLQEALKINFNLPLLDLKTEEKSIFDAYSFILAQDIYITRPLPAFDNSAMDGYAINLSFNGDRKVENTILAGVDSSNIILQDNQAIRIMTGAMIPQNANAVVPFEDAELKNGVLKIYKEFSDGANIRKKGEEKAQGDLALNKGRQLEFGDIGLLASQGLDRVLVYQKPSIGVFSSGNEVKEVGTQALEHQIYNINAPSIIATLNAYQHHCNYLGILKDDLTLEKEILKASEKYDVIITSGGVSMGNADLLEEILLKNQAQIFYHKINLKPGKPIMIAKLNQCYFFCLPGNPLSAISNLLAFVIPILQRLSNASDFYPSFIKAKSSTPLYFKNKRSHIILGQYQQGIFTPYKEGKYSPSAISTFCNCEAFAIFDESISEIKKDQELHIITYKTNFTHSMGFINQ; encoded by the coding sequence ATGCTTAGTTTGCAAGAAGCCTTAAAAATTAATTTCAACCTTCCGCTTTTAGATCTAAAAACTGAAGAAAAAAGCATTTTTGATGCATACAGCTTTATTCTTGCACAAGATATATATATCACAAGACCTCTACCAGCTTTTGACAACTCTGCAATGGATGGTTATGCGATTAATCTTTCATTTAATGGAGATCGAAAGGTAGAAAATACCATCTTAGCAGGAGTAGATTCTTCTAATATCATACTTCAAGATAACCAGGCAATCAGGATTATGACAGGTGCAATGATTCCACAAAATGCTAACGCAGTGGTACCATTTGAGGATGCAGAACTAAAAAATGGGGTTTTAAAAATTTATAAAGAATTTAGTGATGGTGCAAATATCAGAAAAAAAGGTGAAGAAAAAGCACAAGGAGATCTTGCACTCAATAAAGGGAGACAGCTAGAATTTGGAGATATTGGTCTTTTAGCATCTCAAGGCTTAGATAGGGTTTTGGTTTATCAAAAACCCTCTATTGGAGTTTTTTCAAGTGGCAATGAAGTCAAAGAGGTAGGTACGCAAGCCTTAGAGCATCAAATCTACAATATTAATGCGCCAAGCATTATTGCAACCCTAAATGCTTATCAACATCATTGCAATTACCTAGGAATCTTAAAAGACGATCTTACTTTAGAGAAAGAAATTTTAAAAGCCTCTGAGAAATATGATGTTATTATCACAAGTGGTGGTGTAAGTATGGGAAATGCTGACTTATTGGAGGAGATTTTACTTAAAAATCAAGCACAAATCTTTTATCATAAGATAAATTTAAAGCCTGGCAAACCCATAATGATTGCAAAGTTAAATCAGTGTTATTTCTTTTGCCTACCTGGAAATCCACTTAGTGCTATCTCAAACCTACTAGCTTTTGTTATTCCAATATTGCAAAGACTAAGCAATGCTAGTGATTTTTATCCCTCTTTTATTAAAGCAAAATCCAGCACGCCTCTTTATTTTAAAAACAAACGCTCTCATATTATTTTGGGACAATATCAACAAGGTATTTTTACTCCTTATAAAGAGGGGAAATATAGTCCTAGTGCAATTAGCACCTTTTGCAACTGTGAGGCTTTTGCAATTTTTGATGAGAGTATTTCAGAAATTAAGAAAGATCAGGAGCTACATATCATTACTTATAAAACTAATTTTACACATTCAATGGGTTTTATTAATCAGTAA
- the fliR gene encoding flagellar biosynthetic protein FliR, which produces MEFLTLLTDSKTQAFLLLLLRFAGIFAFFPFFDSGLIPVSLRGALAFFMSILFFNVLPQAPLNLNITEFLLAGIMELSFGFLASLALQIIFSTIAFAGDSISFSMGLTMASAYDPATGSQKPIVGQVLMMLTLLIALQINFHHLVFSFVAESLSKIPLGNFNPKYNLFEVIVYNFANLFSIGFAMAFPILGMILLTDIVFGMIMKTHPQFNLLAIGFPVKISLAFCVIIVIIPSIIYNFKHHLKLGFELLEKIF; this is translated from the coding sequence ATGGAATTTTTAACACTCCTTACAGATAGTAAAACACAAGCCTTTTTACTGCTCCTATTAAGATTTGCTGGGATTTTTGCATTTTTTCCCTTTTTTGATTCTGGACTTATTCCTGTTTCTTTGCGAGGAGCCCTTGCATTTTTTATGAGTATTTTATTTTTCAATGTCTTGCCACAAGCACCTCTTAATCTTAATATTACAGAATTTTTACTTGCTGGAATAATGGAATTATCATTTGGCTTTTTGGCCTCTTTAGCACTACAGATTATTTTTTCTACCATTGCTTTTGCAGGGGATAGCATTAGTTTTTCTATGGGGCTTACAATGGCAAGTGCCTATGATCCTGCTACAGGATCACAAAAGCCTATCGTAGGCCAAGTATTAATGATGCTTACTCTACTGATTGCCTTGCAAATAAATTTTCATCATCTAGTTTTTTCTTTTGTGGCTGAAAGTCTCTCTAAAATACCACTGGGGAATTTCAACCCAAAATACAATCTCTTTGAAGTGATTGTTTATAATTTTGCTAATTTATTTAGCATCGGTTTTGCAATGGCTTTTCCTATTTTAGGGATGATTTTACTTACAGATATAGTCTTTGGTATGATAATGAAAACTCATCCTCAATTCAATCTCCTTGCAATTGGTTTCCCTGTAAAAATTTCTCTTGCGTTTTGTGTAATTATTGTTATCATTCCATCAATTATTTATAATTTTAAACATCATTTAAAATTAGGTTTTGAGCTTTTAGAAAAAATATTTTAG
- a CDS encoding HD domain-containing protein — MQKPKLSTSLLRKIFIAASIRRWNDQATPVEFVELDKQAHKIVIAYILARLEEYEKQISIDWEKLIQYFCFEFFSRIVLTDIKPPVFYTLQKTHRNQLADFVVENIKEDLRGYEFFSNMESYLKNPPNDIEHQILKAAHFYASKWEFDIIYHFAPFMYDVQNIKNIIDKEVEDHYNLSGIQKIILFHSYKELITMFGQLRFQKRWSQTPRVPPTSVLGHTLVVAICSYLLSFDIKVCKQMRINHFLCGLFHDLPEILTRDIISPIKRNVKGLDEQIKNIEREAVENKILKIVPENIAEDIRYFTQDEFSNRCKVECFTKTAIDSKELLESYNQDEFNPIYGEFLKICDLLSAFLEARISITHGISSNELIDGANNIYNKCKDLRINDIDIGAIFRDFE, encoded by the coding sequence ATGCAAAAACCAAAATTAAGTACTTCTCTTTTGAGAAAGATTTTTATTGCTGCTTCTATTAGAAGATGGAATGATCAGGCCACGCCTGTAGAATTTGTAGAACTTGATAAGCAAGCACATAAGATTGTGATTGCCTATATCCTAGCTAGACTAGAAGAGTATGAAAAGCAAATCTCTATTGATTGGGAGAAGCTCATTCAGTATTTTTGTTTTGAGTTTTTCTCGCGCATTGTTCTTACAGATATAAAACCTCCTGTTTTTTATACCCTGCAAAAAACACACCGCAATCAACTTGCAGATTTTGTAGTAGAAAATATAAAAGAAGACCTTAGGGGATATGAGTTTTTCTCAAATATGGAATCCTATCTTAAAAATCCTCCCAATGATATAGAACACCAAATTTTGAAAGCAGCACATTTTTATGCCTCAAAATGGGAGTTTGATATTATCTATCATTTTGCACCCTTTATGTATGATGTGCAAAATATTAAAAATATTATTGATAAAGAAGTAGAAGATCACTATAACTTAAGTGGAATACAAAAAATCATTCTCTTTCACAGTTATAAGGAATTAATTACTATGTTTGGTCAATTAAGATTCCAAAAAAGATGGAGTCAAACCCCAAGGGTTCCTCCCACAAGTGTTTTAGGTCATACTCTTGTAGTTGCAATCTGTAGCTACCTCTTAAGTTTTGATATCAAAGTATGCAAGCAAATGCGTATCAATCACTTTTTATGTGGTCTTTTTCACGATTTGCCTGAAATTCTCACAAGAGACATCATCTCACCCATCAAAAGAAATGTGAAGGGACTTGATGAACAAATTAAAAATATTGAAAGAGAAGCTGTAGAAAATAAAATTTTAAAAATTGTGCCTGAAAATATTGCTGAGGATATTCGATACTTTACACAAGATGAATTTAGCAACCGCTGTAAGGTGGAATGCTTCACTAAAACTGCTATAGATTCCAAAGAATTACTAGAATCTTATAATCAAGATGAATTTAATCCTATTTATGGGGAATTTTTAAAGATTTGCGATTTGCTTAGTGCTTTTTTGGAAGCAAGAATCTCAATCACACATGGAATTTCTTCAAATGAATTAATTGATGGCGCAAATAATATTTATAATAAGTGTAAAGATCTTAGAATAAATGATATAGATATTGGTGCTATTTTTAGAGATTTTGAGTAA
- the rny gene encoding ribonuclease Y: MITYIAISSLISGCCIGIITYFITKKFFYSNTQIIIEQAKAKAKAIEFEATTLLQNQNIKLKELDLELKKKYEDNYNHLLQEHKEKMCSLKEKEYQLIQQNEKDMLFIKSEKEKIKDLKNKILHQEAEKDKLIKEYKQLSNELIETLSSYTQFTKEEAKQLLLKQLDEELCLQKARMIKRYEHEAIEQAKKKANYIIAQATSRYAGEFALERLINVVHLPNDDVKGKIIGKEGRNIKTFEMVTGVDVIIDDTPGVIVLSSFNLYRRAIALKTLEKLIEDGRIQPATIEETYNRVCLEMENQVLEDGQKVILDLGLHDIHPELQAMIGKLKYRASFGQNALGHSLEVARLARLMALELGGDGQLACRAGLLHDIGKVLSQESGNHVTLGAELCKRYDESPVVINAIMSHHGNEEANSIEAAVVCAADAISAGRPGARREVLENFLHRMQDIEKIASNKLGVKQAYAISAGREVRVIVRADLVDDEGTIVLAREIARDIENNLKYPSEIKVNVIREMRSVEFAR, from the coding sequence ATGATCACTTATATTGCTATAAGCTCCCTAATAAGCGGATGCTGCATTGGAATCATCACATACTTTATCACTAAAAAATTTTTTTACTCTAACACACAAATTATTATAGAACAGGCCAAGGCCAAAGCTAAGGCCATAGAATTTGAAGCTACAACACTTTTACAAAATCAAAATATTAAATTAAAAGAACTTGATCTTGAACTAAAGAAAAAATATGAAGATAACTATAATCACTTATTACAAGAACATAAAGAAAAAATGTGTTCTCTCAAGGAAAAAGAATACCAACTAATTCAACAAAATGAAAAGGACATGCTCTTTATTAAAAGTGAAAAAGAAAAAATAAAAGATCTAAAAAACAAGATTTTACATCAAGAAGCAGAAAAAGACAAACTCATAAAGGAGTATAAGCAACTATCTAATGAGCTTATAGAGACTCTAAGTTCTTATACACAATTTACTAAAGAAGAGGCAAAACAACTGCTTTTAAAACAACTTGATGAGGAGCTTTGTCTTCAAAAAGCCAGAATGATTAAACGCTATGAACACGAAGCAATAGAACAAGCAAAAAAGAAAGCGAATTACATTATTGCACAAGCCACTTCACGCTATGCGGGGGAATTTGCTTTAGAGAGACTTATTAATGTTGTGCATTTGCCAAATGATGATGTTAAGGGCAAAATTATTGGTAAGGAAGGTAGAAATATAAAGACCTTTGAAATGGTTACTGGCGTGGATGTGATTATTGATGATACTCCTGGAGTAATTGTACTTAGTAGTTTTAATCTCTACCGCAGAGCCATCGCTTTAAAAACTCTAGAAAAACTTATTGAAGATGGCAGAATCCAACCTGCAACTATTGAAGAAACCTACAATAGAGTATGTTTAGAAATGGAAAATCAAGTGCTTGAAGATGGCCAAAAGGTAATTTTAGACCTAGGACTTCATGATATTCATCCTGAGCTTCAAGCAATGATTGGAAAATTAAAATATCGTGCAAGTTTTGGCCAAAATGCATTGGGGCATTCTTTGGAAGTAGCAAGACTTGCTAGATTAATGGCATTAGAGCTTGGGGGTGATGGCCAACTTGCCTGTCGTGCTGGATTATTGCATGATATTGGCAAAGTTCTCTCACAAGAAAGCGGTAATCATGTAACTCTAGGTGCAGAGCTTTGCAAACGCTATGATGAATCTCCTGTGGTTATTAATGCAATTATGTCACATCATGGCAATGAAGAAGCCAATAGTATTGAAGCAGCTGTTGTATGCGCTGCTGATGCTATTAGTGCTGGAAGACCTGGGGCAAGAAGAGAGGTTTTAGAAAACTTCTTACATAGAATGCAAGATATTGAAAAGATTGCTTCAAATAAGCTTGGAGTAAAACAAGCTTATGCTATTAGCGCTGGGAGAGAAGTTAGAGTGATTGTAAGGGCTGATTTGGTTGATGATGAGGGCACTATAGTTTTAGCAAGAGAGATTGCTAGAGATATAGAAAACAATCTTAAATATCCTAGTGAGATTAAGGTTAATGTAATACGAGAAATGCGATCTGTAGAATTTGCAAGGTAG
- a CDS encoding 5-formyltetrahydrofolate cyclo-ligase has protein sequence MDTKEKFRKFCKSSLERQSHQYHSKKYQVNQALFLLIKQLKAKNILLYCPLKLEIDIFPLIYKLKKQGYKLFIPKVTGVSFAIVEFSLPLIKNKYGILECKTRIQNPKKIDVMITPVLGIDRTFRRIGFGKGMYDRFFAALKIKPKVIFITKNLYFSKEILTQDHDIRGDFLFCSQIGIKRERNDHLYCYKLPNKRMLHWNHHILYH, from the coding sequence ATGGATACAAAAGAGAAGTTTAGAAAGTTTTGCAAGAGCTCTTTAGAGAGGCAATCCCATCAATATCACTCAAAGAAATATCAAGTTAATCAGGCATTATTTCTTTTAATTAAGCAACTAAAAGCTAAAAATATTTTACTTTATTGCCCACTGAAATTAGAAATTGATATTTTTCCATTAATTTATAAGCTAAAAAAACAAGGCTATAAACTTTTTATCCCAAAGGTTACAGGGGTTAGCTTTGCTATAGTAGAATTCTCTCTGCCTTTAATAAAAAATAAATATGGAATTTTAGAATGCAAAACACGCATTCAAAACCCAAAAAAAATTGATGTTATGATAACGCCTGTTTTAGGCATTGATAGAACTTTTAGGCGCATAGGTTTTGGCAAAGGAATGTATGATCGTTTTTTTGCTGCACTAAAGATTAAACCAAAAGTAATTTTTATAACAAAAAATCTTTATTTTTCAAAAGAGATACTTACCCAAGATCACGATATAAGGGGAGATTTTCTCTTTTGCAGTCAAATTGGTATTAAAAGGGAAAGGAATGATCACTTATATTGCTATAAGCTCCCTAATAAGCGGATGCTGCATTGGAATCATCACATACTTTATCACTAA
- the ftsY gene encoding signal recognition particle-docking protein FtsY, with product MFSFLKKTTQNLSSFLGAKKPEIEKDLLEEALIEADVDYEIIELLLENLPQKVTRNQLEVGLCRFFRGESYYDKVTLKPIETKPLVELIIGVNGAGKTTTIAKLARCYKNQNKKVLLGAGDTFRAAAIDQLKLWSEKLEVDIVSTQYGSDPSALAFDAISAGIARGMDNVIIDTAGRLHNQTNLKNELLKITKVCSKALNNKPYRKILVLDGTQGSSSINQAKIFHEMLQVDGVIVTKLDGTSKGGAILSIIYALKIPIIGIGVGESADDFVEFDENVFIKDFLDSIFD from the coding sequence ATGTTTAGTTTTTTAAAAAAGACAACTCAAAATTTAAGTAGTTTTTTGGGGGCAAAAAAGCCAGAGATAGAAAAAGATCTACTTGAAGAAGCATTGATTGAAGCAGATGTTGATTATGAAATCATTGAGTTATTGCTAGAAAACTTACCGCAAAAAGTTACGCGTAATCAGTTAGAAGTGGGTCTGTGTAGATTCTTTAGGGGAGAAAGCTATTATGATAAAGTAACTTTAAAGCCCATTGAGACAAAGCCACTTGTGGAATTAATCATTGGAGTAAATGGGGCGGGTAAAACCACAACGATTGCAAAGCTTGCAAGATGCTATAAAAACCAAAATAAAAAAGTTTTATTAGGAGCAGGTGATACCTTTAGGGCAGCAGCTATTGATCAACTAAAGCTATGGAGCGAGAAGCTAGAGGTGGATATCGTATCTACTCAATATGGAAGTGATCCAAGTGCATTAGCATTTGATGCAATTAGTGCAGGAATTGCAAGAGGAATGGATAATGTAATCATTGACACAGCAGGAAGACTGCATAATCAAACCAATCTTAAAAATGAATTATTAAAGATTACCAAAGTTTGTTCCAAAGCTCTTAATAATAAGCCTTATCGTAAAATTTTAGTATTAGATGGAACTCAAGGGAGCTCAAGTATTAATCAGGCAAAGATTTTTCATGAGATGTTGCAAGTAGATGGGGTGATTGTTACAAAATTAGATGGCACAAGTAAGGGAGGAGCAATCCTAAGTATTATTTATGCGCTAAAGATTCCAATTATAGGTATTGGAGTGGGTGAGAGTGCAGATGATTTTGTAGAATTTGATGAAAATGTTTTTATTAAAGACTTTCTAGATTCTATTTTTGATTGA